The Pseudomonas fluorescens genome includes a window with the following:
- a CDS encoding glyceraldehyde-3-phosphate dehydrogenase: MWKVTVTQKPDQCLGEWIDREALAEAMIPLIGQLYRNNNVVSSIYGRSLINQSVIAILKAHRFARHRSSDDSELSVHETFPLLKAMSELKLGAASVDLGKLAFKFRSEGNGRSAEQFVREEMADVVGQQNASPRKGTDVVLYGFGRIGRLLARILIEKTGGGDGLRLRAIVVRKGAENDLTKRASLLRRDSVHGSFNGTIIIDEENNTILANGNLIQVIYAKNPTEVDYTQYGIKDALLVDNTGVWRDAEGLGQHLACPGIDRVVLTAPGKGKLKNIVHGINHGDITADDKIVSAASCTTNAIVPVLKAVNDKFGIVNGHVETVHSYTNDQNLIDNFHKGDRRGRSAALNMVLTETGAATAAAKALPELAGKLTGNAIRVPTPNVSMAILNLNLEKAATREEMNEYLRYMALHSDLHKQIDFVNSQEVVSTDFVGSRHAGVVDAEATIVQDNRVVLYVWYDNEFGYSCQVVRVMEDMAGVNPPAFPR, translated from the coding sequence ATGTGGAAGGTTACCGTGACTCAGAAGCCCGACCAGTGTCTTGGTGAATGGATTGATCGTGAAGCTCTCGCAGAAGCGATGATCCCTCTCATCGGTCAGCTCTACCGCAATAACAACGTGGTGAGCTCGATCTATGGCCGCAGCCTGATCAACCAGTCTGTCATCGCGATCCTCAAAGCCCACCGCTTTGCTCGCCACCGTTCTTCCGACGACAGCGAACTCTCCGTCCACGAAACATTCCCCCTGCTCAAGGCCATGAGCGAGCTCAAGCTCGGCGCGGCTTCGGTGGACCTGGGCAAGTTGGCGTTCAAATTCCGCAGCGAAGGCAATGGCCGTAGCGCCGAGCAGTTCGTTCGTGAAGAGATGGCCGATGTGGTTGGCCAGCAGAACGCTTCGCCTCGCAAAGGCACTGACGTGGTCCTGTACGGCTTCGGTCGTATCGGCCGTCTGCTGGCGCGCATCCTGATCGAAAAAACCGGTGGCGGCGACGGCCTGCGCCTGCGGGCCATCGTGGTGCGCAAAGGCGCCGAGAACGACCTGACCAAGCGCGCCAGCCTGCTGCGTCGCGATTCGGTCCATGGTTCGTTCAACGGCACCATCATCATCGATGAAGAAAACAACACCATTCTCGCCAACGGCAACCTGATCCAGGTGATCTACGCGAAGAACCCGACCGAGGTCGACTACACCCAGTACGGCATCAAGGACGCACTGCTGGTGGACAACACCGGCGTATGGCGTGATGCCGAGGGCCTGGGCCAGCACCTGGCCTGCCCGGGCATCGACCGCGTCGTGCTGACTGCGCCTGGCAAGGGCAAGCTGAAGAACATCGTTCACGGCATCAACCACGGCGACATCACCGCTGACGACAAGATCGTTTCCGCGGCTTCTTGCACCACCAACGCCATCGTGCCGGTGCTCAAGGCGGTGAACGACAAGTTCGGCATCGTCAACGGTCACGTTGAAACGGTTCACTCGTACACCAACGACCAGAACCTGATCGACAACTTCCACAAGGGCGACCGCCGTGGCCGCAGCGCCGCGCTGAACATGGTCCTCACCGAGACCGGTGCCGCCACCGCCGCTGCCAAGGCCCTGCCTGAGCTGGCTGGCAAGCTGACCGGCAACGCGATCCGTGTGCCGACGCCGAACGTGTCGATGGCCATTCTCAACCTGAACCTTGAGAAAGCCGCCACCCGTGAAGAGATGAACGAGTACCTGCGCTACATGGCGCTGCACTCCGACCTGCACAAGCAGATCGACTTCGTCAATTCCCAGGAAGTGGTGTCCACCGACTTCGTCGGCTCGCGCCATGCCGGCGTGGTCGACGCTGAAGCGACCATCGTTCAGGACAACCGCGTTGTGTTGTACGTTTGGTACGACAACGAGTTCGGTTACAGCTGCCAGGTGGTTCGCGTGATGGAAGACATGGCTGGTGTAAACCCGCCAGCATTCCCGCGCTAA
- a CDS encoding MFS transporter translates to MSSQTSNGKAIFRVVSGNFLEMFDFMVYGFYATAIAKTFFPADSAFASLMLSLATFGAGFLMRPLGAIFLGAYIDRHGRRKGLIITLAMMAAGTVLIACVPGYATLGVAAPLLVLLGRLLQGFSAGVELGGVSVYLAEISTPGRKGFFVSWQSASQQAAVVFAGLLGVGLNHWLSPQEMGEWGWRVPFLVGCMIVPAIFVIRRSLEETPEFQARKHRPSLSEIVRSIGQNFGIVLAGMALVVMTTVSFYLITAYTPTFGKAELNLSDLDALLVTVCIGLSNFFWLPVMGALSDKVGRKPLLLGATVLAILTAYPALSWLVANPSFSHLLIVELWLSFLYGSYNGAMVVALTEIMPVEVRTTGFSLAYSLATATFGGFTPAACTYLIHVLDNKAAPGIWLSGAAVLGLIATLVLFKGDRHELRTAQASVVGGA, encoded by the coding sequence ATGTCTTCCCAAACGAGCAACGGCAAGGCGATTTTTCGCGTTGTCAGCGGCAACTTCCTGGAGATGTTCGACTTCATGGTCTATGGCTTCTACGCCACGGCCATCGCCAAGACGTTCTTCCCCGCCGACAGTGCATTCGCCTCGCTGATGCTGTCCCTGGCCACGTTTGGTGCCGGGTTCCTGATGCGCCCCCTCGGAGCGATTTTTCTCGGCGCCTACATCGACCGCCACGGCCGTCGCAAAGGCTTGATCATCACCTTGGCGATGATGGCCGCCGGCACGGTGCTTATCGCCTGTGTGCCGGGTTACGCCACCCTCGGCGTGGCGGCACCGCTGCTGGTGCTGCTGGGGCGATTGCTGCAGGGCTTTTCCGCCGGTGTTGAGCTGGGCGGTGTATCGGTGTACCTGGCAGAAATTTCCACGCCGGGGCGCAAAGGTTTCTTTGTCAGTTGGCAATCCGCCAGCCAACAGGCTGCCGTGGTGTTTGCCGGCCTGCTGGGGGTCGGCCTCAATCACTGGCTGAGCCCCCAGGAGATGGGCGAATGGGGCTGGCGCGTGCCGTTCCTGGTGGGCTGCATGATTGTGCCGGCGATATTCGTGATCCGTCGCTCACTGGAAGAAACACCTGAGTTCCAAGCGAGAAAACATCGCCCCAGCCTGTCGGAAATTGTCCGCTCCATCGGTCAGAACTTCGGCATTGTCTTGGCCGGCATGGCGCTGGTGGTAATGACCACCGTATCGTTCTACCTGATCACCGCCTACACACCGACCTTCGGCAAGGCCGAGTTGAACCTGTCGGACCTGGATGCGCTACTGGTCACGGTCTGCATCGGCTTGTCGAATTTCTTCTGGCTGCCCGTGATGGGGGCGCTTTCCGACAAGGTCGGACGTAAACCCCTGCTGCTCGGTGCGACTGTCCTGGCGATCCTCACCGCCTATCCCGCGCTGTCCTGGTTGGTGGCGAACCCCAGCTTCAGCCATTTGCTGATTGTCGAGTTGTGGTTGTCGTTCCTGTATGGATCGTACAACGGTGCCATGGTCGTGGCCTTGACGGAAATCATGCCGGTCGAGGTGCGCACCACCGGTTTCTCCCTGGCCTACAGCCTGGCGACGGCAACCTTTGGCGGATTTACTCCGGCGGCCTGTACCTACCTGATCCATGTGCTCGACAACAAGGCCGCCCCGGGGATATGGCTCAGTGGGGCGGCGGTGCTGGGGTTGATTGCGACCCTGGTGTTGTTCAAGGGCGACCGTCATGAGTTGCGGACTGCGCAAGCTTCGGTGGTGGGCGGCGCCTGA
- a CDS encoding FAD:protein FMN transferase, with translation MVLAGVLSGCDNGDTLERFDGPTMGSHYSIQYVRHSAGPTAKTVQVEVESILAEVDRQLSTYRSDSDIERFNALPANSCQVMPGPLLELVGVGEQLSVQSDGSFDLTVEPLLNLWGFGPQSREEKVPTAEALALVRQRVGHGHLRIESDRLCKDAAVEVDFNSIAAGYAVDRIAARLQALGIDSYLAEATGELKAVGRKPDGSAWRIALEEPRYDRQVAERVIEVNGYGVSTSGDYRKYFEQGGRRYSHTFDARTGAPVLHDLASVTVIHPSALMADGLSTLLLILGPERGWDYAEKHGIGVFFVLRDGNRFVSRTNDVFERISGGKTQ, from the coding sequence GTGGTGCTGGCCGGCGTGTTGTCGGGTTGCGACAACGGCGACACCCTGGAGCGCTTCGATGGCCCGACCATGGGCAGTCATTATTCGATTCAGTACGTCAGACATTCCGCCGGGCCCACTGCGAAAACGGTGCAGGTCGAGGTGGAAAGCATCCTCGCCGAAGTGGATCGGCAACTCTCAACCTATCGCAGCGACTCGGACATCGAGCGTTTCAATGCGCTGCCGGCCAATAGCTGTCAGGTCATGCCTGGCCCGCTCCTGGAGTTGGTCGGCGTAGGTGAGCAGTTGTCGGTTCAAAGCGACGGCTCCTTCGACCTGACTGTGGAACCGCTGCTGAACCTGTGGGGCTTCGGTCCTCAGTCTCGCGAAGAAAAAGTACCGACCGCCGAAGCCTTGGCCTTGGTGCGCCAGCGCGTCGGTCATGGTCATTTGCGCATCGAGAGCGACCGGTTGTGCAAAGACGCCGCAGTTGAAGTCGACTTCAACAGTATCGCCGCGGGTTATGCCGTCGACCGCATCGCCGCCAGGCTCCAGGCCCTGGGCATCGACAGTTACCTGGCCGAAGCCACCGGGGAACTCAAGGCCGTCGGGCGCAAGCCCGATGGTTCGGCCTGGCGCATCGCCCTGGAAGAGCCCCGGTACGACCGGCAAGTGGCCGAACGAGTCATCGAGGTCAATGGCTACGGGGTTTCCACCTCGGGCGACTACCGTAAGTATTTCGAGCAGGGCGGCAGGCGTTATTCCCACACTTTTGATGCCCGCACCGGTGCGCCGGTCCTACATGACCTGGCGTCCGTCACGGTGATTCATCCTTCAGCGTTGATGGCCGATGGACTATCGACGCTGTTGCTGATTCTCGGTCCTGAACGGGGTTGGGACTATGCCGAAAAGCACGGCATCGGGGTATTTTTTGTACTGCGCGATGGCAATCGTTTTGTCTCCCGTACCAACGATGTGTTTGAACGGATCAGCGGCGGGAAAACCCAATGA
- the sthA gene encoding Si-specific NAD(P)(+) transhydrogenase — MAVYNYDVVVLGSGPAGEGAAMNAAKAGRKVAMVDSRRQVGGNCTHLGTIPSKALRHSVRQIMQFNTNPMFRAIGEPRWFSFPDVLKSAEKVISKQVASRTGYYARNRVDVFFGTGSFADEQTVEVVCGNGVVEKLVAKHIIIATGSRPYRPADIDFNHARIYDSDTILSLGHTPRKLIVYGAGVIGCEYASIFSGLGVLVELVDNRGQLLSFLDSEISQALSYHFSNNNITVRHNEDYDRVEGVDNGVILHLKSGKKIKADALLWCNGRTGNTDTLGLENIGVKVNSRGQIEVDENYRTCVPNIYGAGDVIGWPSLASAAHDQGRSAAGSIVDNGSWRFVNDVPTGIYTIPEISSIGKNEQELTQAKVPYEVGKAFFKSMARAQIAGEPQGMLKILFHRETLEVLGVHCFGYQASEIVHIGQAIMNQPDELNTLKYFVNTTFNYPTMAEAYRVAAYDGLNRLF; from the coding sequence ATGGCTGTCTACAACTACGACGTGGTGGTACTGGGTTCCGGCCCGGCGGGGGAAGGCGCGGCAATGAACGCGGCCAAGGCAGGGCGCAAGGTGGCGATGGTCGACAGCCGTCGGCAGGTCGGCGGCAACTGCACCCACTTGGGTACCATCCCGTCCAAGGCCTTGCGTCACTCGGTCCGGCAGATCATGCAGTTCAACACCAACCCGATGTTCCGTGCCATCGGCGAACCGCGTTGGTTCTCCTTCCCGGACGTGCTCAAGAGCGCTGAGAAGGTGATCTCCAAACAGGTGGCCTCGCGCACTGGCTACTACGCCCGCAATCGCGTTGACGTGTTCTTTGGCACCGGCAGCTTTGCTGATGAGCAGACCGTCGAAGTGGTCTGCGGCAACGGCGTGGTCGAGAAACTGGTGGCCAAGCACATCATCATCGCCACCGGCTCGCGCCCGTATCGCCCGGCCGACATCGATTTCAACCACGCGCGTATCTACGACAGCGACACCATCCTGAGCCTGGGTCACACCCCGCGTAAGCTCATCGTCTACGGCGCTGGCGTGATCGGTTGCGAATACGCCTCGATCTTCAGCGGCCTGGGTGTGCTGGTGGAACTGGTGGATAACCGCGGCCAGTTGCTGAGCTTCCTGGACTCGGAAATCTCCCAGGCCCTGAGCTATCACTTCAGCAACAACAACATCACCGTGCGCCACAACGAAGACTACGACCGCGTCGAAGGCGTCGACAATGGCGTGATCCTGCACCTCAAGTCCGGCAAGAAGATCAAGGCCGACGCCTTGCTCTGGTGTAACGGTCGTACCGGCAACACCGACACCCTGGGCCTGGAAAACATTGGTGTGAAGGTCAACAGCCGCGGCCAGATCGAAGTCGACGAAAACTACCGTACCTGTGTACCGAACATCTACGGTGCCGGTGACGTGATTGGCTGGCCGAGCCTGGCCAGTGCCGCCCACGACCAGGGCCGTTCGGCCGCCGGCAGTATTGTCGACAACGGCAGCTGGCGCTTCGTCAACGACGTACCGACCGGGATCTACACCATTCCGGAAATCAGCTCGATCGGCAAGAACGAGCAGGAGCTGACCCAGGCCAAGGTGCCGTATGAAGTGGGCAAGGCCTTCTTCAAGAGCATGGCGCGGGCGCAGATCGCCGGCGAGCCGCAAGGCATGCTGAAGATCCTGTTCCACCGCGAGACCCTGGAAGTACTGGGCGTGCACTGCTTCGGCTACCAGGCGTCGGAGATCGTGCACATCGGCCAGGCGATCATGAACCAGCCGGACGAATTGAACACGTTGAAGTACTTCGTCAACACCACGTTCAACTACCCGACCATGGCCGAAGCCTATCGGGTAGCCGCCTATGACGGGCTCAACCGGCTTTTTTGA